The DNA segment TATAGGAATTTTTACTGACTCACAAGCTTTAGTTTTAGACAATCCATTGGCGGGAGTAGGATTAATAGCTAAAAGAGAGATGCTTTCGCTGATTCGAGAGTATATGGAAGAAAATAAGATTACAATAATAGTTACAGAAGATCCTAGTGTAATTCAAAATTTAGCAGATTATATACTTGTATTAAAAGATGGACAGATAGTTATAGACGAAGATGTAGTAGAATTACAAGATAGATATCGTAATAAAAATATTGAGGAAATTTTGATTTCTATATTGAAGGGAGTTGTAGAAAATGAATAAAGTAAAATATGAAACAAAATGGGGAGCATTGTTAAATATTATTTCAAATAGAAACTATTCCACCCCACAAATTTATAAAATCTTTTATTTTGGATATTATTTTCTAACATTGTTGATAATATTTGCTACACTGTTTAATAAAAATTATGTAATATTATCAATTTTAGCATCTATAGTCTTTGTGATAAATGGAAGAAAGTATGAAGATAGAGAAAGGCTTATAACTGAATACTTGCCAATTTCATTTAAAGAAAGAGTAAAACAAATATATTTCACAACGTATATATTTTTAGTACCAGCAGTATTAGTAGATTTTACATTTCGATATACTTATTACCAAGCAAGTATTATAGAATATGTATATGTATTACTAGCAGTAATAATAATATCAAATTTAGCAATTATTCAAATGATTCTGACTAAACGTTCATTTTGGAATTTTATAGCAATGGATTTACTACTATACGCATTAGCTGTGAAAATAATAACAATAATATTAAATGGATTGTATTTAACAACATTTGATAATACAAAATTTAATTTAGTAAAAATATTGATGTTAATAGTATTGGCAATAATATTTCAAGTATTTAGTACCAAATTTATAACAGATTCAAGAAGAAAAGAAACTATAAGTAGGCGCTACGAAATAATATTTATAGGTGCGATAACCTTAGCACTAGCACTACAATTGTATCAAGGTATGTATTGGGCTGGTAAATAAGCATAAAAAAGCAGAGTAAGATATTTTGAATGAAGAGGAATATCATTATTCTGCTTTTTAACTTATAATGGATTGAATTAGTTAGAAATAAAAAAGAGTACTTCCGAAGAAATACTCTTTAAATTAAATTCTTATTTGAATTCAGCTGTATTAACACGAACTCCAGGTCCCATAGTTGTAGTAACAGCTACAGATTTGAAGTAAGTACCTTTAGCAGCAGCTGGTTTAGCTTTAGCTAAAGCTTCTTGAACAGCTTTGAAGTTTTCTACTAAATCTTCAGTAGAGAATGAAACTTTACCGATTGGAGTGTGAACAACACCAGCTTTTTCAGCACGGTATTCAACTTTACCAGCTTTGATTTCATTAACTGCTTTTGTAACGTCCATAGTTACTGTACCAGTTTTAGGGTTTGGCATTAATCCTTTAGGTCCTAATACACGACCAATTTTACCAACTTCTCCCATCATATCTGGAGTAGCAACGATTACGTCAAAATCAAACCAACCTTGTTGGATTTTAGTGATATATTCACCTTGTCCTACGTAGTCAGCTCCTGCTGCTTCAGCTTCAGCTGCTTTATCACCTTTAGCGAATACTAAAACTTTAGCAGTTTTACCAGTTCCTTTTGGAAGTACAACAGCTCCACGAACTTGTTGATCGTTTTTACGAGTGTCAACTCCTAGACGGAATGCAACTTCTACAGTTGCGTCAAATTTTACTGTACTTGTTTTTTTAGCTAATTCGATTGCTTCTACTACAGAGTATAGACTAGAAGAATCTACTAATTTAGCTGCTTCAAGATATTTTTTACCTTTTTTTGCCATTATAACTATCCTCCTATTCTCCTATTAAGATACCCATACTTCTTGCAGTACCTTCGATCATACGCATTGCTGCTTCTAGAGAAGCTGCGTTTAAATCTTCCATTTTTAGCTCAGCGATTTCTTGAACTTGTGCTTTTGAAACTGTAGCAACTTTGTCACGGTTAGGGACAGCAGATGCTTTGTCAATTTTAGCAGCTTTTTTAAGTAATACTGGAGCCGGTGGTGTTTTAGTAACGAAAGTAAATGAACGGTCTTCATATACTGAAATTACCACTGGGATAATTAATCCTGCTTGGTCTTGTGTACGAGCATTGAATTCTTTACAGAATCCCATGATGTTTACACCAGCTTGACCTAACGCTGGACCAACTGGTGGAGCTGGGTTAGCTTTACCTGCTGGTACTTGTAATTTAACTACTTTTATAATTTTTTTAGCCACGATAAAACCTCCTAATATATTTTTCGTGATGTGGTCATTTGAACGTTGTATAAATTTACGTTCTCCCACTCAATCAAGTCTTGTATTTTTACATACTTGAATATGATAACATACCAACAATTATATTGCAAGTATTTTGTTGATATTTTTATGAGAAATATTTAATTTTAATTCAGAAATATTAATTAATATATTATGTGATTAATAATACTTAAAAGTAAGTTTTGAAAGTTTGTCTTGTATTGACTTTTTAGTGTCAGTAGTGTAAAATTATACTTATGGTGTATTAACCGTTTTATTGAGTATAGTTTTAAATAAAATAATTTAGTATATCATAAGAAATTTTTTCAATAGAAAGAGGTTGCAAGATGATTTATGGAATAATCAGTGTTGCAGCTTTACTTGTTGGACTTTTATTTGGATATATTATTTCAAAAAATTCGATTCAAAAAAGATTAGAATTATCTAAACAAGATGCAGAACATATTATTGGTGAAGCGAAAAAAGAAGCAAGATATATAGTAGAAAAAGAAACTACTATTGCAAAAAAAGAAGCTGAAGAGATAATTAATATTGCAAATAAAGAAGTAGAATTTAAAAAGCAAGATATTCAAAGACAAGAAGATAGAATTCTTCAAAAAGAATCTTCATTAGAACGTCAAACAGAACTTTTAAACAAAAAAGATGAATTGTTAAGTTCTAGAGAGATGAAATTGGAAGAAAAGTCTCAATTACTTGATGAAAAAAGTAATGAGGTTGGTCAACTTAAGATTCAACAAGAAACAGAGTTGCAAAGAATTGCAAACTTAACAGAAGAACAAGCTCGTGAAGAGATTATGGCTACAGTGGAAGCTGATATGGCCAAAGATATGGCAATCTATATTAGAAATAAAGAGTTAGAAGCAAAAAGTACAGCGGATAAACGTGCTAAGGAACTTATTGTTCAGTCATTACAACGTTTTGCTACAGATGTTGTTAGTGAGACAACAGTATCAGTAGTAGATCTTCCCAGTGATGATATGAAAGGACGTATTATTGGACGTGAGGGTAGAAATATCCGTACTTTAGAAACTTTAACTGGGGTAGATTTAATTATCGATGATACTCCAGAAGCAGTTATCTTATCAGGATATGATCCAATTCGTCGAGAAGTGGCTAAATCAGCTATTAAATCACTTATTGATGACGGACGTATTCATCCTTCTAAAATTGAAGAAGCTGTAGATAAAGCAAAAAGAAATATTGATCAAGTAATTCGTGATGCAGGAGAGCAAGCTACATTTGATTTAGGTATTCATAATATGCATCCTGATTTAGTAAAAATAGTAGGTAAGTTGAAATATAGAACAAGTTATGGACAAAATGGACTTCAACACTCAATGGAAGTAGCTTATATTTCTGGGCTTATTGCTGCTGAATTGGACTTAGATGTTGCATTAGCTCGACGTGCAGGATTGCTTCATGATATTGGTAAAGCGCTTGATCATGAAGTTGAAGGTTCACACGTTGAAATTGGTGTTGCGTTAGCTCTTAAATATAAGGAAAATGCGATTGTGGTTAATGCAATTGCTTCGCACCACGGAGATACAGAACCAACAAATCCTATTTCAGTTATAGTTGCCACTGCGGATGCACTTTCAGCATCTCGCCCAGGAGCAAGAAGAGAGTCATTAGAACATTATATTAAACGTCTACAAAAACTTGAGGAAATTGCAAATGAACATAAAGGTGTTGAGAAGACCTTTGCTATTCAGGCGGGTCGTGAGATTCGTGTAATTGTAAACCCTCAAGAAGTTGACGATACGAAAACTTATAAAATTGCCAAAGAAGTAAAAAATAAAATCGAAGAAACGATGCAATATCCGGGTAATATTAAAGTCAATGTTATTCGCGAAGTAAGAGCTGTTAAGCTAGCAAGATAAAAATAAAAAAGTGATTGATTTAAAATTCAATCACTTTTTTATTTTTATTAATGTAATAATATTGAATATAGTAATGGTTAGAATTTGAAATCTAATAGATTATAAATATATGTAAAATTTTATTTATGTGGATTAAAAGATATTGTTATATAAATAATATTAAATTATTAGCAATAGAATAATATTTGTAAATAATTTTTGATTATTTGGTGAGAAATAAAGTATTATAAAACAGTTTGAAAAAAACGTTTTTATAATGTATAATAATTTATATAAATAAATAAGGAGAAAAATTATTATGGCAAATATGACAAAAACATATCTAGAGCCGCAGGAAATTTATGAATATACTAGTAAGAAAGGTGTTGCAAAAGCTACTGCTAATCTTAAATATATGCTTAGTTTAGGTTTCTTAGGGGGAGCATTTATTTCAGTTGGTTATCTGGCATATATTCGTGTAGCAGGGACATTACCACATGAATGGGGTGGATTAGGAACTCTTTTAGGGGCAGCTGTATTCCCTATTGGACTTATATGTATTTTAGTAGGTGGGGGAGAATTAATTACAAGTAATATGATGGCCGTTACGTTATCTGTATTTGATAAAAAATTAAAACCGTCGTTATTATTAAAAAATTTAATTGTTATTACACTAGCTAACTTAGTTGGAGCTTTATTTGTTGCATACTTTTTAGGACATCTAACAGGTCTTACAGAAGGAGCAGTTTTTGAAAAAACTGTACATACAGCAGAGGCAAAGATTAATGCAAATTATATTCAAATGATTTGTTCAGGAATAGGTTGTAACTGGCTTGTTGGAATGGGAGCTTGGCTTGCATTCTGTGCTAAAGATACGAGTGGAAAAATTATAGGTGTTTGGTTCCCTATAATGACATTCGTTGCTATTGGATTCCAACACGTTGTGGCAAATATGTTTGTAATTCCAGCAGCTATGTTTGGAGGAGCAAACATTACTATGGGACAATTTTTAAATAACATGGTAGGTGTATTTATAGGAAACTATTTAGGTGGAGCTATCTTAGTAGCAGGGCTATATACATTAGCATATAAAAAGAAAAATACAGAAAGTAATAGTTAATTAAAACGTAAGATTAAATTAGTATTTATAAATAAAGAAGAAGCCTAGAATATTTTTTCTAAGCTTCTTTTATCTATTATTCTTCTACTTTTACTACCCAACCAAACTTATCTTCAACTTTTCCAAGTTGGATTCCAGTAAGTAGGTCGTAAATTTTACTTGTCCATTCACCTGGTTTGCCATCTTTTATAATTTCTAATTTCTTAGTTCCATCGAATAATTCTCCAACTGGAGCAATTACAGCAGCAGTACCACATAAGAATACCTCATCAAGTTTACCATTGTCATACGCTTCGTAAACTTCGTCTAAAGATAATTTTCTTTCTTCTACTTTTTCTCCCAGTGATTTAAGTAGTTCGATTACTGATGCACGCGTAATACCTGGAAGGATAGATCCATTTAGTTCCGGTGTAACAAACACTCCATCAATTTTGAAGAAGATATTCATAGCACCACCTTCTTCAATGTATTTTTGTTCAACACCATCTAGCCATAGTGATTGAGAATAGCCAAGTTCTTGTGCTTTTTTCTGTCCTTTAAGAGACCCGGCATAGTTACCGGCAGTTTTAGCGAAACCAAATCCACCGCGAACTGCACGAACATATTCGTGTTCAACAAAGATTTTATTAGGCTGTAAACCAGCTTTAAAGTAACTTCCTGATGGAGATAAAATAATGATAAATTTAACTTCATTATTTGGATGAACTCCTAAAGCTTCTTCAGCTCCGAAAACAAATGGTCTAACATATAATGATGTTCCTTCAGACTTTGGAATCCAATCTTTATCTATAGAAATTAATTTTTTCAATGCTGCTAATGCAAACTCTTCATCAAGTTCAGGAAGAGCAATACGGTCAGCAGATTTATTTAAACGTCTGAAGTTTTGCTCAGGACGGAATAAAACAGGCTCTCCGTTAGCCATATACGCCTTCATTCCTTCAAAGATGCTTTGACCATAATGTAGGACGTTTAGAGCTGGAGACATTGGGATTGGACCGTATGGAACGATACGTGGATCATACCAACCTTTTTCTGGAGTCCAGTCCATAACGAACATGTGGTCTGTAAATACTTTACCAAAACCTAATTTATCATCTGGTGTCTTTTCTTTTGGGGAAGTAGTAAGCTCTACTCTGATATCATTTACTGTTAATTTTGTCATATATAAATCTCCTTCATGTAACCATTTAATTTACTTAATATGTATTATAATACTAAAAAAAGAATTTTTCAATACTTTTATTTAAATTTTCTGAAATTTTAAATGAAAAATCGGATATTTTATGTGTGAGGATTGAAAAATTAACTAATAATAGTCTAAAAACAATTCATTATAATTAATAGCATTTTTATTTTTATCCAAATTATGTTACAATATTATCAATATTATAATTGAAAAAAATATGGTGTTTATTGGATTAAATACATATTTATTATGAAATATAAAAAATGCTAAATAAGCGTTGATGATAAGTTGATCGTTTATAAATAATAGTAGAGAGGTTTATACTCATGAAAGGAAAATTCATAACTGTAGAAGGATCTGATGGTTCAGGGAAAACTACATTTATTAATTCTGCAACTGAATATTTAATAAAAAAAGGTTATAAAGTGATAACTACTCGTGAACCTGGGGGTACAGTATTTAGTGAAAAAGTTCGTGAACTTTTATTTGATAGTTCAAATGAAATAGATGCTAAAACAGAGAGTTTACTGTTTTGCGTAAGTAGACGTGATCATATTATAAAAAAAATAATTCCATATGTAGAAGAAGGATATATAGTTATTTGTGACCGTTTTGTTGATAGTTCTATAGCATATCAAAGCTACGGTAGAGGACTTAATAAACAAGATATAATTGATATTAATAAATATACTACTGATGGTTTAGAGCCTGATTTAACTCTATATTTTAATGTAGATGTGGAAATAGGGTTATCTCGTACAAAAGGTCGTGATGAAAATAATCGAATGGACAATGAAAGTTTGAAGTTTTATAAAGATGTAAAACGTGGATATGATGAACTTTCTAATGATTATAAAAAACGTATAAAGGTTATCGATGCAAATCAAGATTATGAAAAAGTAGAGAAAGACGCATTTAAAATATTGGAAGGATTTTTAAACAATGAATTTTAATAAAGACGATATTGCTGTAAAATCTTTAACAAATTCATTAAAAAATAATAAACTATCCCATGCCTATCTAGTAGTAAGTGAGGATAGTTTATATTGTGATGAGTTTATTTTACAATTTGTTAAAGCAGTTTTTTGTTTAGATAATAATTCTAAAGACTTTAAAAATTGTGGGAAATGTAAAAATTGCACTAGCATAGAACATAATAACTATGTAGACTTCTATAAAGTAGATACTGAAACGTCAATAAAAAAAGAAGAGATACAATTACTAAAAAAAGAATTTAGTATTAAGTCCTACTATGGAAAAAAGATATATTGGATAAAAGACATAGAGAAAATGACTGATCAAGCAGCTAATAGTCTGCTTAAATTTTTAGAAGAGCCAGAAGAAGACATAATAGCTATTTTGAGTTGTAAAAATACAAGTGCAGTTTTACCAACAATAATTTCACGTTGCCAGCAAATTAAGCTTGTAGGAAAAAAAGAGGAAAAACTAGAAGGTAAAGAATTTTTAGAAAAAATAATTTTTGAATTTAAAAATAAATTTGAGTATAAAAAACACTTTGCAAATATTTATCTTTTAAACGAATTAAAAAATAAGGAAGAGATACTTGATTTTTTTGAAACAGTTAATAAGAAAATAGAAATTAGCTATACTATGTCCTCTTCTTTAGAAAATATAAAGAATATCAGTCGAGTTCATGAAAAAGTGTTACAGGCAATTTATGATATAAAAGCTAATGTAAATTCAGTATTAGTGTTAGAAAAATTTTTATTTTCACTTATCCTTGATGAAAATAGGCTAGATTTTCTTGGAGAGTAGAGAAAATGACTGAGAACATAAGAGAAGATATAGTATCTAAAAATTATAAAATTTTACAAAAAATAGACCATTATAGTATGTCGACAGATTCTTTTTTATTACCTTATTTTTCCAATGTTCCTAAAAGTTCTAAAAAGAAGATAATAGAGCTTTGTAGTGGGAATGGAGGAATTTCTATTATTTTACGTGAGAAAAGTCAAGCACAGATAGAAATGTTAGAAATTCAAGAAGATTTGGTAGAATTAAGTAGAAGAAGTATTGAACTTAATAAACTAACTGGAATAAATGTTAAAAATGGAGATATAAAGAAAATAAAAGATTATTATAAGCCATCATCGTTTGATTATGTAATATGTAATCCGCCTTATTTTCCAGTGAAAAATATGCCTAACCAAAGGGAAAAGTTTAATCATAATATCTCACGTCATGAAATATTATGTAATCTTAGTGATGTTATAAAATCTATAAAGTATTTATTGAAGCAAAATGGTAAATTTAGTCTAGTTCATCGCACATATCGTATTTCTGATATAATATCAGAATGTGGAAAAAATAGTTTAGCAATAAAGAGAATAAGATTTGTTTATAGTAAAGAATCTAGTGATAACAGCAAAATAGTGTTAGTAGAGGGAAGTATTTCTAACGTAAGTGACATAAAAGTCGAACAACCTTTATATATCTATAAAGAAGATGATACATATACAGAAGAAATGAAGAAGGTGTACGGAATTGACAGTTAGTTATATATATGTAGTAGAATGTGCAGATAAAAGTTTTTATACAGGATATACTACAGATATAGTGCGTAGAATAAAATTGCATAATGCTAAAAAAGGAGCTAAGTACACTAGGGCAAGAGGCCCTGTCACTTTGGTATACTTTGAGGAGTATGAAACAAAAAGTGAAGCGACAAAAGCAGAAAGTTCGTTTAAGAAACTAACTCGTATGCAAAAAGAAAAATATATTTTAGTGAATACTAATAAGGAAAAAAAAGAGAAGATAAAAAACTATAATAAAAAAATAAAGGAGGATTAACATGTTATATTTAGTGGCAACTCCTATAGGTAATCTTGAGGATATAACTTTAAGAGCGTTAAAAGTTTTAAAAAGCGTAGAAATTTTAGCATGCGAAGACACAAGAAATACGCAAAAATTGCTAAATCATTATGAAATAACAGGTAAAAAGTTAATAAGTTATCATGAGCATAATGAAGAAAAAACGAGTGAAAAAATTATAAGTTATTTAGAAGAGGGAAGGGAAGTAGCACTTGTTACAGACGCGGGAATGCCTTGTATTTCTGATCCCGGATATATTTTGGTAGAAAAAATAAAAAAGGCAGGGCTTCCTATTACGACATTACCTGGAGCGAATGCTGGATTAACAGCCTTAGTAGCTAGTGGTATTGAATCTTATAATTATACATTTTATGGATTTTTACCTAGAAAATCAAAAGATTTAAAGCTGAAATTAGAAGAAATTTTAAAAATGAATACTACTTCTATTTTATACGAATCACCTTATCGAGTGAAAAATCTAGTAGAAGAGATTTCAAAAATTTCCCCAACTAGAAAGATTTCCGTGGCTCGAGAATTAACAAAAATGTTTGAGCAAATAGAAACTTCTTCAGCAGAAGAAATTCTAGAGATGTTAGGAAATAAGATAAAAGAAAAAGGAGAGTTTGTTGTTATAATTTCTCCAAATAAAGATGAGAAGTCAGAAGAAGTTAATGTTGATGAGTTAGTAGAACTTATTTACCAAAAAGTTCAAAGTGGGGTAAAGAAATCTGAAGCTATAAAAAATATTGCAAAAGAATTTGGTATAAATAAGAAAGAGGTCTATAGTTTGTATCATGAAAAGTATGATTAGTTTATTTATAATTAATATCTTAATAATATTATTTTTTATTTTATCATTTTGGTATAAAGTATTTTTTATACCCGTATCTATTTTATTAATATTAAATATAATAGCTATTTATATAAAAAGTTCAACATTAGATAAAAATGAACAAAAGAAAAAAATAGTATTGCATAAAGTGAAAAATTCTTTATCCATTATATTGGGATATTCAGAAGCACATAATGATGGTATGATTTCTAAAAACGATATGGATGAAAAAATAAATGAAGAAATAGCAGAAATAGTAGCGATAATAAAAGAAGAGATTTATAAATAAAATCTCTTCTTTATTTATGAAAATTGGTAGTTTTTGCTTTTTTTCTTCGTTTTGTCCACGTTTTAGCAGAGAAGAATACAACCAATGGTATCAATTCTAAACGACCAAGTAGCATAGAAAAACATAGAATTACTTTTGTAAAGTAGGGTATTGCTGAAAAGTTACTCATCGGACCAAAATGATTAAAGGCTGGTCCAGCATTACTAATAGAAGTAACGGTTAATGAAATTGCATCTTCAAAATCATTTATTTGGAATGTTACTAAAAATAATATAATAACAAAAATAAATCCAAATAATAATAAATAATTAGCAAGCGGTGTAGTATCTTTTATAACTTTACCATCTATTTTAAACATTGATATTTTCCTTGGGTTAAGTGCCTTACCAATAGATTGTTTGGCGTTTTTTATAAAGAATATTAGACGAGGTATCTTAATTCCACCTGCTGTACCTCCTGTACATCCTCCAACAAGCATTAAAATAAGAATAATCATTTTAGAAAAAACTGGCCAGATATTAAAATCATTATAAGTAAACCCGGTTGTAGAAACTATAGATGATACTGTAAAGAAAACATCTAATAAACTGTGGTTAGGAGTATCATAAGAACGATAAATATCTAAAAACATAATTACAAATAAAATACTTATCATCCCTAAAAACCAACGTAATTCTTCACTTTTTAAAACTTTAAAATAATGTTTAAAGATAATAAAATATATTAAACTTAAATTCATTGAAAATATAAGCATGAATATAGCAATAACTACAGTTATGTAAGTACTATTGTAATAACCAATACCAAGGTTTCTTGGAGCAAATCCACCAGTTCCAGCAGTAGAAAATGCTAGATTAATACTATCAAATATACCAATACCACCAGATAATAACAGAACAAACAAAATTGCTGTTAAAGCTATATAAATTCCGTATAAATATCTTGCGGTTTGTTTCATAGATGATACTACTTTCCCAAAATATGGTCCAGGAACTTCAGCTTTCGCAATATGAATTGTATGAGGAGAACGCGGTAGAATAGCTAACGCAAAAACAATAACCCCCATACCTCCTATAAAGTGGGTGAAACTTCTCCAAAATAGGAGACTTTTACTTAAACTTTCTATATCTTGCAGAATAGTAGAACCTGTCGTTGTAAAACCACTAACTGTTTCAAAAAGACTATCGATATAACTAGGAATTTCCCCAGATAGGTAAAAAGGTAATGCACCTATAAGAGAAAATGCAATCCAAGTCAGAGTTACAATAACAAATCCTTCTCTTTTGTAGAAATCACGTTCACTGTCATCATCAGTAATTGTATTAATAGTAGAATACAAAACAAAACTAATTATGGATGCAGCAAGAAAAGCTACTGTAACATTCGAAGGCTCTTTGTAAATTAAAGATACTATCATAGGGACAACTAATAATCCAGCTAACAATTTTAGCATCCTAGCAAGAACGTAAAAAATCATTTTATAGTTCATACTTATTGCCCCCTAGAAATAATATCATCGATATGCTCAATTTTATGTTTATAACTAACGACAACAACGTTGTCATCTAATTTGATTTCATCATCACCATTAGGGAAAATTTGTTTATTGTTTCTTATTATAAATGCTATTAACATATTAGGGTTTATAGCTAAATCTTTTAGTTTTATGCCGAGGATTTTAGCGCTATTATTTGTGATTTTAAACTCTATTACTTCTGCTTGGTTATTAGCTATACGATAAAAGTTTTCAATATCAGAATGTTTGCTACATTGCAGAGATTTTGTGTATTTTGTAATAATATTACCAACGATTTCTTTAGGGGTAATATAAGAATATTGTCCAATATCTTCAGCAATTTGTTTAAGAGAAGCGCGATTAACTTTTGCAACAGTCTTTTTAATACCAAGCTTGTCTGCATAAAGATTTATAATGATGTTTTCCTCATCAAAACCAGTTAGAGAAATACAACTATCAAAAGTTTGGATTCCCTCTTCTATAAGAGTATCACGATCACTACCATCAGCCCAAATAACATCAATATCAGGAAAGGTTTCGCTAAGGGCGATAGCTTTATTTTTATCGATTTCTATGACTTTTACATAAAAATTAGCTATTTGTAAAAATTCAACAAGGTAATAAGCTATTTTTCCACCACCAATAACAAGAGACGATGTAATTTTTTTCTCCATATTATCTTGATTACCTAATAGTTTGTAGAACTTTTTCAAGTTTTTGTTTGCGGCTGTAATATGAACTTTATCGCCTACGTTGAAAACATAATTACCACGTGGTACAAAAACTTCTCCTTGTCTTTCTACTAAACAAACTAATGAAGGAAAATCAATTATTTTTTTACTATCTATTAAAGAGACACCATTTAATATACTGTTACTATTGATGATAACTTCTAATATATTGAATTTTCCACCAAAAAAACTTTCAACTTTTATTGCAGTTGGATACTTTAACATATGAGAGATCTGTTTAGCAGCTTCATACTCAGGGTTTACCATAAGATCTATACCTAGTGATTCACGTAAGAATTCTTTTGTTTTTGAGTACTCA comes from the Gemella morbillorum genome and includes:
- the rsmI gene encoding 16S rRNA (cytidine(1402)-2'-O)-methyltransferase, producing the protein MLYLVATPIGNLEDITLRALKVLKSVEILACEDTRNTQKLLNHYEITGKKLISYHEHNEEKTSEKIISYLEEGREVALVTDAGMPCISDPGYILVEKIKKAGLPITTLPGANAGLTALVASGIESYNYTFYGFLPRKSKDLKLKLEEILKMNTTSILYESPYRVKNLVEEISKISPTRKISVARELTKMFEQIETSSAEEILEMLGNKIKEKGEFVVIISPNKDEKSEEVNVDELVELIYQKVQSGVKKSEAIKNIAKEFGINKKEVYSLYHEKYD
- the trkA gene encoding Trk system potassium transporter TrkA is translated as MKVVIVGGGKVGELLCADFSNIFKEVTIIDTNELRVEKLVETYDINGILGNGANYEVLTRADSAEADMFISVTASDEINMICCIAAKQMGAKYTIARIRNPEYSKTKEFLRESLGIDLMVNPEYEAAKQISHMLKYPTAIKVESFFGGKFNILEVIINSNSILNGVSLIDSKKIIDFPSLVCLVERQGEVFVPRGNYVFNVGDKVHITAANKNLKKFYKLLGNQDNMEKKITSSLVIGGGKIAYYLVEFLQIANFYVKVIEIDKNKAIALSETFPDIDVIWADGSDRDTLIEEGIQTFDSCISLTGFDEENIIINLYADKLGIKKTVAKVNRASLKQIAEDIGQYSYITPKEIVGNIITKYTKSLQCSKHSDIENFYRIANNQAEVIEFKITNNSAKILGIKLKDLAINPNMLIAFIIRNNKQIFPNGDDEIKLDDNVVVVSYKHKIEHIDDIISRGQ
- a CDS encoding TrkH family potassium uptake protein, with amino-acid sequence MNYKMIFYVLARMLKLLAGLLVVPMIVSLIYKEPSNVTVAFLAASIISFVLYSTINTITDDDSERDFYKREGFVIVTLTWIAFSLIGALPFYLSGEIPSYIDSLFETVSGFTTTGSTILQDIESLSKSLLFWRSFTHFIGGMGVIVFALAILPRSPHTIHIAKAEVPGPYFGKVVSSMKQTARYLYGIYIALTAILFVLLLSGGIGIFDSINLAFSTAGTGGFAPRNLGIGYYNSTYITVVIAIFMLIFSMNLSLIYFIIFKHYFKVLKSEELRWFLGMISILFVIMFLDIYRSYDTPNHSLLDVFFTVSSIVSTTGFTYNDFNIWPVFSKMIILILMLVGGCTGGTAGGIKIPRLIFFIKNAKQSIGKALNPRKISMFKIDGKVIKDTTPLANYLLLFGFIFVIILFLVTFQINDFEDAISLTVTSISNAGPAFNHFGPMSNFSAIPYFTKVILCFSMLLGRLELIPLVVFFSAKTWTKRRKKAKTTNFHK